The following proteins are encoded in a genomic region of Haloarcula salinisoli:
- a CDS encoding UvrD-helicase domain-containing protein yields the protein MSELSPNDAQQRLIDGTEGIYHVDAGAGTGKTFTITRRYANIVDQPAVEPEDVLLVTFTNSAATEMRERIVENCSYGMRELADAPIQTFHAYCYDLLAEHGYRAPTHLGIDDRITGSTRIVEDEFVEREYFREFYGQFRDRHPEYTDLFRVLSNPLEGLELVNELASKGVFPTAEGWYRDGADALHGSFGAFKSQFDAVNEPRNGGSKQSKLREALSGFGRSKTYRPDAPSKTELRGGRGTKQLDDSVARDVFESDRSELEAFVHDLYVEYLEFALARNYLNFGFLQLLAFVQLCESPQLRERVGFEYVMVDEFQDASEIQFKLALLLAETDNLSVVGDWKQSIYSFQYADVENITEFETRLERFAAELNDPDDTRVGFQTDNVERISLTENYRSTQSILDFSEHALETPATSSDSVDVEDLGEVDSLQSNAPFDETTIEALAHEDEYEAVLAKVQDIVGNADYPVEDEDGEPRAPTFEDIAVLTRTRDFGRELLDVAGEYDVPVAYDGDVELFRSDPAKLLLAWLRIVDSDADRGWAVVLERASYTIDEIDAILEDERYPENMAAFRDSLRELASVGSLTRRVFERYGMTGEYADVILHLVQSVHDSTTFTRGDLIRFIQDGIENGSTHGVHTSASEDSVTVQTIHSAKGLEYPIVILANMNEGRFPPRTRSSGVLRYEESVGVRQRKVYGEEGLYPHIYDNWRYDVYRRCLPDGYDEERRLLYVAITRAEHHLVFAGGEKPNTFLQELPVEVQDGSTEIERVVATETEQSQLPFTIASPDGPASYSPHSLMDDGVFEGGGESVEIERDGEGGMDFGTQVHDFAEAYVLGADVTPSNEHEERIQELIAGLTGELFAEEDAVLPLEVDGERVAITGVVDLVHLTADRVEIIDYKTDGSRRAQAEYRKQLSVYYHVLASVYPGREVTTSLFYSADGERVAVEPLSRDEVRALVQAVS from the coding sequence ATGAGCGAGCTCTCGCCCAACGACGCCCAGCAACGGCTCATCGACGGGACCGAGGGCATCTATCACGTCGACGCCGGGGCCGGGACCGGGAAGACGTTCACCATCACACGCCGGTACGCGAACATCGTCGACCAGCCCGCCGTGGAACCCGAGGACGTCCTGCTGGTGACCTTCACCAACAGCGCGGCCACGGAGATGCGCGAACGCATCGTCGAGAACTGCTCGTACGGGATGCGAGAACTCGCCGACGCGCCCATCCAGACGTTTCACGCCTACTGCTACGACCTGCTGGCCGAACACGGCTATCGCGCACCGACGCATCTGGGTATCGACGACCGAATCACCGGCTCGACGCGCATCGTCGAGGACGAGTTCGTCGAACGCGAGTACTTCAGGGAGTTCTACGGCCAGTTCCGGGACCGACATCCGGAGTACACGGACCTGTTTCGGGTACTCTCGAACCCGCTCGAAGGACTCGAACTCGTCAACGAACTGGCGTCGAAGGGCGTCTTCCCGACCGCCGAGGGCTGGTATCGCGACGGGGCGGACGCGCTGCATGGTTCGTTTGGGGCGTTCAAATCCCAGTTTGACGCAGTGAACGAACCCCGCAACGGTGGGTCGAAGCAGTCGAAGCTCCGGGAAGCCCTGTCCGGGTTCGGCCGGTCGAAGACCTACCGCCCCGACGCGCCATCGAAGACGGAGCTTCGCGGCGGGCGCGGGACGAAACAACTCGACGACAGCGTCGCCAGGGACGTGTTCGAATCGGATAGAAGCGAACTCGAAGCGTTCGTCCACGACCTCTACGTCGAGTACCTCGAGTTCGCACTCGCGCGGAACTACCTCAACTTCGGCTTCCTGCAGTTGCTCGCGTTCGTGCAGCTGTGTGAATCTCCACAGCTTCGCGAGCGCGTCGGCTTCGAGTACGTGATGGTCGACGAGTTCCAGGACGCAAGCGAGATACAGTTCAAGCTCGCCCTGTTGCTCGCCGAGACGGACAACCTCTCGGTCGTCGGCGACTGGAAACAGAGCATCTACTCGTTCCAGTACGCCGACGTCGAGAACATCACCGAGTTCGAGACGCGACTCGAACGGTTCGCCGCGGAGCTGAACGACCCCGACGACACGCGGGTCGGCTTCCAGACAGACAACGTCGAGCGCATCTCGCTGACCGAGAACTACCGCTCGACGCAGTCGATTCTGGACTTCTCCGAACACGCCCTGGAGACGCCGGCGACGAGTTCCGACAGCGTCGACGTCGAGGACCTGGGCGAGGTCGACTCCCTCCAGTCGAACGCGCCCTTCGACGAGACGACTATCGAGGCGCTGGCACACGAGGACGAGTACGAAGCCGTCCTCGCGAAGGTACAGGACATCGTCGGCAACGCGGACTATCCCGTCGAGGACGAGGACGGCGAGCCACGAGCGCCGACGTTCGAGGATATCGCCGTCCTCACGCGGACGCGGGATTTCGGTCGTGAACTGCTGGACGTCGCGGGAGAATACGACGTCCCGGTCGCCTACGACGGCGACGTCGAACTGTTCCGCAGCGACCCCGCGAAGCTGTTGCTCGCCTGGCTGCGAATCGTCGACAGCGACGCCGACCGTGGCTGGGCCGTCGTCCTCGAACGGGCGAGCTACACCATCGACGAGATAGACGCCATCCTCGAAGACGAGCGCTACCCCGAGAATATGGCGGCGTTTCGCGACTCCCTTCGAGAACTGGCAAGCGTCGGCTCGCTCACTCGGCGCGTCTTCGAGCGCTACGGGATGACCGGCGAGTACGCCGACGTCATCCTCCATCTCGTCCAGTCGGTGCACGATTCGACCACGTTCACCCGCGGCGACCTGATTCGCTTCATCCAAGACGGTATCGAGAACGGGAGCACACACGGCGTCCACACCAGCGCCAGCGAGGACTCGGTGACCGTCCAGACCATCCACTCGGCGAAGGGGCTGGAGTATCCCATCGTGATTTTGGCGAACATGAACGAGGGACGGTTCCCACCCCGGACGCGGAGCTCGGGCGTGCTTCGCTACGAGGAGTCCGTGGGCGTCCGCCAGCGGAAGGTGTACGGTGAGGAGGGGCTGTACCCCCATATCTACGACAACTGGCGCTACGACGTCTACCGGCGCTGTCTCCCCGACGGATACGACGAGGAACGACGGTTGCTGTACGTCGCGATTACCCGCGCCGAGCACCACCTGGTGTTTGCGGGTGGCGAGAAGCCCAACACGTTCCTCCAGGAGCTGCCCGTCGAGGTGCAGGACGGGAGTACCGAGATCGAGCGCGTAGTGGCAACGGAGACCGAACAGTCACAGTTGCCCTTCACTATCGCGTCGCCCGATGGACCGGCGAGTTACAGCCCGCACTCGCTCATGGACGACGGCGTGTTCGAGGGCGGTGGCGAGAGTGTAGAGATAGAGCGGGACGGAGAGGGCGGGATGGACTTTGGAACACAGGTCCACGACTTCGCCGAAGCGTACGTTCTGGGTGCGGACGTGACGCCATCGAACGAGCACGAGGAGCGTATTCAGGAGCTCATTGCTGGCCTGACCGGCGAGTTGTTCGCCGAGGAGGACGCCGTCTTGCCCCTGGAGGTCGACGGCGAGCGAGTGGCGATTACCGGCGTCGTCGACCTGGTGCACCTGACCGCAGACCGCGTCGAGATTATCGACTACAAGACCGACGGGAGCCGGCGCGCCCAGGCGGAGTACCGCAAACAGTTGAGCGTCTACTACCACGTGCTCGCGAGTGTGTATCCAGGAAGGGAAGTGACGACGAGTCTCTTCTACTCGGCGGACGGAGAGCGGGTCGCGGTGGAGCCGCTGTCGAGGGACGAGGTTCGGGCGCTGGTGCAGGCGGTTTCGTAG
- a CDS encoding PD-(D/E)XK nuclease family protein: MPIQRAKPLTQLYADIADYDLVLVPDAPLASALNRRLDRPHFGTFATTPRRLAAGRREQAEDRVAFLDVVDSVRSSTPRTDGDTGAVDNWKTLAYAIGNVLQCWEHHGAADAILDYDEFADSTTEAVVEQLSTRQTTSQQLTEYTVSASQDVAVVGETQFTELEQSILPEAYDSYSLFAEESFELPAVNIFDSPGHIVDALLDSIDEERADDVAVVLENGSQYSSLVESAFESADIPYYGGPGFVDDPDHRALVRLLRVAHRGSDTTVADVKPILSHCGVDLGVAHDEKRLSAVSHPDLEWLQACCAEIASRTFRDVLETYESKSGATLDRLRTELETLGLLETPVTADALGRLEYYLDTYEVPVDRENSGVLLADAKSSGYVGRPVVFYLGLDEGWTHSAPQRPWVDTAEQFERYIRRFQLLLQSGREQYYLVQDTAGGQPVTPCLYFNELLDAECSQFSDLDSVSYSRPRNGDGGGFEREPLDPPVESESVETISQSSLNTYVNSPRDYLFSRLLDSPDADYFEEGQLFHDFAEFYVNHPESVDESVVDEVVELMCSEVRPFYPEHDRTLRARRYRIGLETIMAFLDANRPEAGDFLTAASGFGTNTFAERFDRPVDAPITERWFENAELGIKGLIDLVYAPDHLLDYKSGSKKSAYDVVKQSAIDPPSDTVDYQALLYLTHYRTVRPDERLEFTFFYFLDNLDDVVAGEANLDDTLTTVSYHPTTFDEYVGSRDAYDELLDGYSDCVATFEALGFEAYADIVDGLSFPETTDRAELRASEFAEQFTEAVVAGTPDDVDAEKGSDQAIRALNGVRKRAYFREDLDRFEEFIEERLAELDRRRAGEERFPVDGPGGEPNYRRVDHRDLLLEGDR, translated from the coding sequence GTGCCGATTCAACGTGCGAAACCTCTCACCCAACTCTATGCGGACATCGCGGACTACGACCTCGTTCTCGTTCCGGATGCACCACTGGCCAGCGCTCTCAACCGACGGCTCGACCGGCCACACTTCGGGACCTTCGCGACCACGCCACGTCGGCTGGCTGCCGGCCGTCGTGAACAGGCCGAGGACCGCGTCGCCTTCCTCGACGTCGTCGACAGCGTGCGGTCGTCGACCCCACGGACAGACGGCGACACCGGGGCCGTCGACAACTGGAAAACGCTCGCCTACGCCATCGGGAACGTCCTGCAGTGCTGGGAGCACCACGGAGCGGCTGACGCGATACTGGACTACGACGAATTTGCGGATTCGACGACCGAAGCGGTGGTCGAACAGCTCTCGACCCGCCAGACGACCTCACAGCAGCTGACCGAGTACACGGTTTCGGCGTCCCAGGACGTCGCCGTCGTCGGCGAGACGCAGTTCACCGAACTCGAACAGTCGATTCTTCCGGAGGCGTACGACAGCTATTCGCTGTTCGCCGAGGAGTCCTTCGAGCTGCCAGCCGTCAATATCTTCGACTCGCCCGGCCACATCGTCGACGCGCTGCTCGACTCCATCGACGAGGAGCGTGCAGACGACGTCGCGGTCGTCCTCGAGAACGGCAGTCAGTACTCCTCGCTGGTCGAATCGGCGTTCGAATCTGCGGATATTCCCTACTACGGCGGGCCCGGCTTCGTGGACGACCCCGACCACCGGGCGCTGGTGCGCTTGCTCCGGGTCGCACATCGCGGGAGCGACACCACCGTCGCGGACGTCAAACCCATCCTGTCTCACTGCGGCGTCGACCTCGGTGTCGCCCACGACGAAAAGCGACTCTCGGCAGTCAGCCATCCCGACCTCGAGTGGCTACAGGCGTGCTGTGCGGAGATAGCGTCACGGACGTTTCGAGACGTACTGGAAACCTACGAGTCGAAATCGGGCGCGACACTCGACCGGCTCCGGACAGAACTGGAGACGCTGGGCCTGCTGGAGACGCCAGTCACGGCCGACGCGCTCGGGCGACTGGAGTACTACCTCGACACCTACGAGGTGCCGGTCGACCGCGAGAACAGCGGTGTCCTGCTCGCCGACGCGAAGTCCTCGGGCTACGTCGGCCGACCGGTCGTCTTCTATCTCGGCCTCGACGAGGGGTGGACCCACTCGGCCCCACAGCGACCGTGGGTCGACACGGCCGAACAGTTCGAACGGTACATCCGACGGTTCCAGTTGCTCCTCCAGAGCGGGCGCGAACAGTACTACCTCGTCCAGGATACGGCCGGCGGGCAGCCGGTGACTCCGTGTCTGTACTTCAACGAGCTCCTGGACGCGGAGTGCAGCCAGTTCAGCGACCTCGACTCGGTCAGCTACAGTCGACCACGGAACGGAGACGGCGGTGGCTTCGAGCGAGAACCCCTCGACCCGCCGGTCGAGTCCGAATCGGTCGAGACCATCAGTCAGTCCAGCCTCAACACCTACGTCAACTCGCCGCGGGACTATCTGTTCAGCCGGTTGCTCGACAGCCCGGACGCCGATTACTTCGAGGAAGGGCAGCTGTTTCACGACTTCGCGGAGTTCTACGTGAACCACCCCGAGAGCGTCGACGAGTCGGTCGTCGACGAGGTGGTCGAACTGATGTGCTCGGAGGTGCGGCCGTTCTACCCCGAACACGACCGGACGCTCCGTGCGCGGCGCTATCGAATCGGACTGGAGACGATTATGGCGTTCCTCGATGCGAACCGACCAGAGGCCGGTGACTTTCTCACCGCGGCCTCGGGCTTCGGGACCAACACGTTCGCAGAGCGGTTCGACAGACCGGTCGACGCGCCGATAACCGAGCGGTGGTTCGAGAACGCCGAACTGGGCATCAAGGGGCTCATCGACCTCGTGTACGCGCCCGACCACCTGCTGGATTACAAGAGCGGGTCGAAGAAGTCGGCCTACGACGTGGTTAAACAGTCCGCAATCGACCCGCCGAGTGACACCGTCGACTACCAGGCGCTCCTGTATCTCACGCACTATCGCACCGTCCGGCCGGACGAGCGACTGGAGTTCACCTTCTTTTACTTCCTCGACAATCTGGACGACGTCGTCGCTGGCGAGGCGAATCTCGACGACACACTCACCACCGTCTCGTACCACCCGACGACGTTCGACGAGTACGTGGGGTCGCGAGACGCGTACGACGAGTTACTGGACGGCTACAGCGACTGCGTCGCGACGTTCGAAGCGCTGGGCTTCGAGGCGTACGCCGATATCGTCGATGGGCTGTCGTTCCCAGAGACGACCGACAGGGCCGAACTCCGAGCGTCCGAGTTCGCCGAGCAGTTCACCGAGGCCGTCGTCGCAGGCACCCCCGACGACGTCGACGCGGAGAAGGGCAGCGACCAGGCGATTCGCGCCCTCAACGGCGTCCGAAAGCGGGCGTACTTCCGGGAAGACCTCGACCGCTTCGAGGAGTTTATCGAGGAGCGGCTGGCCGAACTCGACCGCCGGCGGGCCGGGGAGGAACGGTTCCCCGTCGACGGTCCCGGCGGCGAGCCGAACTACCGTCGGGTCGACCACCGTGACCTGCTGCTGGAGGGCGACCGATGA
- a CDS encoding DoxX family protein: MSGRLAPLKRPLLYVMGPGYVVAGLLHFVVPELYAQIIPPVLPAPLALVYLSGVAEVAVGLGLLWPRTRQYAAWATIALLVAIFPANVYMATSAVVVTGMPGGGDPSAVVRWGRLPLQGVLILWAYWYTDPELATT; this comes from the coding sequence ATGTCTGGTCGCCTGGCGCCACTCAAACGCCCGCTGCTGTACGTGATGGGTCCCGGCTACGTCGTCGCTGGACTCCTGCATTTCGTCGTCCCGGAACTGTACGCACAGATTATCCCGCCGGTCCTGCCCGCGCCGCTCGCGCTGGTCTACCTCTCGGGCGTCGCCGAGGTCGCCGTGGGACTCGGACTCCTGTGGCCACGGACGCGACAGTACGCGGCGTGGGCGACTATCGCCCTCCTCGTCGCCATCTTCCCCGCGAACGTCTACATGGCGACCAGCGCGGTCGTCGTCACGGGGATGCCCGGCGGGGGTGACCCGTCCGCGGTCGTTCGATGGGGACGGCTGCCGCTCCAGGGCGTGTTGATTCTGTGGGCGTACTGGTATACGGACCCCGAGCTGGCGACAACGTAA
- a CDS encoding class I SAM-dependent methyltransferase gives MSSSDIAGLYDDMAAQYERWDWANRLFSGPLRKRAFGEARGRVLDVACGAGTNFRYLPGSAQLVGVDVSAEMVEAARAELDELRRGGTVYRMDAQDLQFPDDSFDTVISALSTCTFPDPVAALSEMARVCRPDGRVLLFEHGRSDVELLGRFQDWRADAHYEQHGCRWTQEPLAHFEGTELTVLESETLFAGMVTIIEARPAAD, from the coding sequence ATGTCCAGTTCAGACATCGCCGGCCTCTACGACGACATGGCCGCCCAGTACGAACGCTGGGACTGGGCCAACCGGCTGTTCAGCGGCCCGCTCCGGAAGCGAGCGTTCGGCGAGGCCCGCGGCCGGGTGCTCGATGTCGCCTGTGGGGCCGGGACGAACTTCCGGTATCTGCCCGGCAGTGCCCAGCTGGTCGGTGTCGACGTCAGCGCCGAGATGGTCGAGGCGGCACGGGCCGAACTCGACGAGCTCCGCCGGGGTGGGACGGTGTATCGGATGGACGCCCAGGACCTCCAGTTTCCCGACGACAGCTTCGATACGGTCATCTCCGCGCTCTCTACCTGTACCTTCCCCGACCCGGTCGCGGCGCTGTCGGAGATGGCGCGGGTCTGCCGGCCCGACGGCCGTGTCCTACTGTTCGAACACGGTCGCAGCGACGTGGAACTCCTCGGCCGGTTCCAGGACTGGCGCGCCGACGCCCACTACGAGCAACACGGCTGTCGGTGGACCCAGGAGCCACTCGCACACTTCGAGGGGACGGAGCTGACCGTCCTCGAGAGCGAGACGCTGTTTGCTGGGATGGTCACCATCATCGAGGCACGGCCGGCAGCGGACTGA
- a CDS encoding ZIP family metal transporter, producing MTWFVAGAGWLLQTGGLRSNPWFYAVFSASALIVGAAIGIWIRPERRWQAALLAVGGGSLVVSLAFELYEPAVQNIGKWPASGYFLVGVAVFGALDILIDILASDQSEENGWGLWASVTTDGIPENAAMGSLLVGTAPGPLPFLFALVVTNGSQSMMSGTNMTENRGEWQTMGAWVVTALVVGAAVLLGYWLLPPLPDYWIGAVRSFAGGAVLASLAAEIYPDAYAEAGPYITLATAVGFLGTFLL from the coding sequence ATGACCTGGTTCGTAGCTGGGGCGGGCTGGCTGCTCCAGACCGGCGGCCTGCGCTCGAACCCGTGGTTCTACGCGGTGTTCTCGGCGAGTGCGCTCATCGTGGGTGCGGCTATCGGCATCTGGATACGTCCGGAGCGGCGCTGGCAGGCGGCGCTACTTGCCGTCGGTGGCGGCTCGCTCGTTGTCTCGCTAGCCTTCGAGCTGTACGAACCGGCGGTCCAGAACATCGGGAAGTGGCCCGCCTCGGGCTACTTTCTCGTCGGTGTGGCCGTCTTCGGCGCGCTCGATATCCTCATCGACATCCTCGCGAGCGACCAGTCCGAGGAGAACGGCTGGGGGCTGTGGGCGAGCGTGACGACCGACGGGATTCCCGAGAACGCCGCCATGGGGTCGCTGCTGGTCGGGACGGCTCCGGGCCCGCTCCCCTTCCTGTTCGCGCTCGTCGTCACCAACGGCTCCCAGTCGATGATGTCCGGGACGAACATGACCGAGAACCGGGGCGAGTGGCAGACGATGGGCGCGTGGGTCGTCACCGCTCTCGTCGTCGGTGCCGCTGTCTTGCTCGGGTACTGGTTGCTGCCGCCCCTGCCGGACTACTGGATCGGCGCCGTCCGGTCCTTCGCCGGCGGGGCCGTCCTCGCGTCGCTCGCCGCCGAGATATACCCCGACGCCTACGCGGAGGCCGGACCGTACATCACGCTGGCGACGGCCGTCGGCTTCCTCGGGACCTTCCTGCTGTGA